A section of the Deinococcus taeanensis genome encodes:
- a CDS encoding F390 synthetase-related protein, with amino-acid sequence MNALAVLLGALDDARLTFRTRPALDAHQERLGRAHLRWVAAHSPAVAARFREADLPLARWRELPPTTKAAMLATFGTLNTAGVTLEDALAVGRHAERTRDFTPALPTPRGPVTVGLSTGTSGTQGVFLVSPAEQARWAGTVLRALLPGGLLGLTRRHRVAFLLRADSALYRSVQRAALHFAFFDLLRPLPDLTQAVQAFAPTLIVGPPGVLRALHRQGVRLNVQRVISVAEVLDPDDEEALRAWGPVVQVYQATEGLLALPCPHGQLHLNEAHVHFDLEPLGDGLVRPVITDLRRRTQPFIRHRLDDALRLHPDPCACGRAARRVQAIAGRQDDALLLPAPGGALVTVWPDFLRGALAGVPGLREYRAEQTGPRDLTLLLDPAGPAVTPAAVRAVQGALRRSGADPELLTLSARSLPPPAPGVKRRRVTRSWTPHGGPNDP; translated from the coding sequence GTGAACGCCCTTGCGGTCCTGCTCGGCGCCCTGGATGACGCCCGCCTGACCTTCCGGACGCGTCCCGCCCTGGACGCTCACCAGGAGCGGCTCGGACGGGCTCACCTGCGCTGGGTCGCGGCGCACAGCCCGGCCGTGGCCGCGCGTTTCCGCGAGGCGGACCTGCCACTGGCCCGCTGGCGGGAGCTGCCCCCCACCACCAAGGCCGCCATGCTCGCCACCTTCGGCACGCTGAACACGGCGGGCGTCACGCTGGAGGACGCGCTCGCCGTGGGCCGGCACGCTGAGCGCACCCGGGATTTCACGCCGGCGCTGCCCACCCCGCGCGGCCCGGTGACGGTGGGCCTGTCCACCGGCACGAGCGGCACGCAGGGCGTGTTCCTGGTCAGCCCGGCCGAACAGGCCCGCTGGGCGGGCACGGTGCTGCGCGCCCTGTTGCCCGGCGGCCTGCTGGGCCTCACCCGCCGGCACCGCGTGGCTTTCCTCCTGCGCGCCGACAGCGCCCTGTACCGCAGCGTGCAGCGTGCGGCGCTGCACTTCGCGTTCTTCGACCTGCTGCGCCCCCTGCCGGACCTCACGCAGGCCGTGCAGGCCTTCGCGCCCACCCTGATCGTCGGTCCTCCCGGCGTGCTGCGCGCCCTGCACCGGCAGGGGGTGCGCCTGAACGTGCAGCGGGTCATCAGTGTCGCCGAGGTCCTCGACCCGGACGATGAGGAGGCCCTGCGCGCGTGGGGGCCGGTCGTGCAGGTGTACCAGGCCACCGAGGGCCTCCTTGCCCTGCCGTGCCCGCACGGGCAGCTGCACCTGAACGAGGCGCATGTGCACTTCGACCTGGAACCCCTGGGCGACGGCCTGGTGCGCCCGGTGATCACGGACCTGCGCCGCCGCACGCAGCCGTTCATCCGTCACCGCCTGGACGACGCCCTGCGCCTGCACCCGGACCCCTGCGCGTGCGGCCGGGCCGCGCGGCGGGTGCAGGCCATCGCCGGCCGCCAGGACGACGCGCTGCTGCTTCCCGCACCCGGCGGCGCCCTCGTGACGGTCTGGCCGGATTTCCTGCGCGGCGCCCTGGCGGGGGTGCCCGGCCTGCGCGAGTACCGCGCCGAGCAGACCGGCCCGCGCGACCTGACGCTCCTGCTGGACCCTGCTGGACCCGCCGTGACGCCCGCCGCCGTTCGGGCCGTGCAGGGCGCCCTGCGCCGCAGCGGCGCCGACCCGGAGCTGCTCACCCTGTCCGCCCGCTCCCTGCCGCCCCCCGCGCCCGGCGTGAAGCGCCGGCGTGTCACGCGCTCCTGGACCCCACACGGAGGCCCGAATGACCCCTGA
- a CDS encoding 3-oxoacyl-ACP synthase III family protein → MTPEPVLGMRPLATAQALPQRVVSTAEVAALCGVPEALAVRRSGVHERRWLSGDETALSLGAQAARTAIARAGLTIRDVDVVLNASGSQLQPIPDGAALYARELGVRGAATYSLHGTCLSFLLAAQHAALLIHTRQARHVLIISSEAGSPGLNPQQPESTLLIGDGAAAVLLGPAARAGQGLHATRIETYPEGADHTRIRGGGTLLTPQNPAARASDFTFDMRGLQVLKLASRVVPGFLERLRPGLSRGLPGITHVIPHQASQAGLDLLRRYGWPEERVEVTLRTLGNVIAASLPLTLHQALTGGRLREGDTALLVGTGAGLIAGGMIWRL, encoded by the coding sequence ATGACCCCTGAACCTGTGCTGGGCATGCGCCCTCTGGCCACCGCCCAGGCCCTTCCGCAGCGCGTGGTGAGCACCGCCGAGGTGGCCGCGCTGTGCGGCGTTCCTGAAGCGCTCGCGGTCCGGCGCAGTGGCGTGCACGAACGCCGCTGGCTGTCCGGCGACGAAACAGCCCTGAGTCTCGGCGCTCAGGCGGCCCGCACCGCCATCGCGCGCGCCGGGCTGACCATCAGGGACGTGGACGTCGTGCTGAACGCCAGCGGCAGCCAGCTGCAGCCCATCCCCGACGGCGCGGCCCTGTACGCCCGCGAACTGGGGGTGCGCGGCGCCGCCACGTACTCCCTGCACGGCACCTGCCTGAGCTTCCTGCTGGCCGCGCAGCACGCCGCGCTGCTGATTCACACCCGGCAGGCGCGGCACGTGCTGATCATCAGCAGCGAGGCTGGCAGTCCCGGCCTGAACCCACAGCAGCCGGAAAGCACCCTGCTGATCGGAGACGGCGCCGCCGCTGTGCTGCTCGGTCCGGCCGCGCGCGCCGGGCAGGGGCTGCACGCCACGCGCATCGAAACGTACCCGGAGGGCGCCGATCACACCCGCATCCGCGGGGGCGGCACGCTGCTGACCCCGCAGAACCCGGCGGCGCGCGCCTCGGACTTCACGTTCGACATGCGGGGCCTCCAGGTCCTGAAGCTGGCCAGCCGGGTCGTACCGGGCTTCCTGGAACGCCTGCGGCCCGGCCTGAGCCGCGGCCTGCCGGGCATCACGCACGTCATTCCGCACCAGGCGAGTCAGGCCGGCCTGGATCTGCTGCGCCGGTACGGCTGGCCCGAGGAGCGCGTGGAGGTCACGCTGCGCACCCTGGGCAACGTGATTGCCGCGAGCCTGCCCCTCACGCTGCACCAGGCCCTGACCGGCGGGCGGCTGCGGGAAGGAGACACGGCGCTGCTGGTAGGGACCGGCGCCGGGCTGATCGCAGGCGGCATGATCTGGCGGCTGTAA
- the aroA gene encoding 3-phosphoshikimate 1-carboxyvinyltransferase, with product MSADGLPETFDVIVHPAPELRGTLRAQPSKNYTTRYLLAAALADGESRVVGVATSEDAEAMLRCLRDWGAGVERVGEDAVIRGFGAHPRPVVTLNPGNAGAVARFLMGVAALTTGTAFVTDYPDSLGRRPQGDLLEALSRLGARVTSRDGMFPVSISGPVRGGVVEVSAERSSQYASALMFLAPLLPGGLELRLTGDIKSHAPLRQTLDTLAAFGVQASASDDLSRVTIPGAQAYRPGRVLVPGDYPGSAAILAAAVTRPGEVSLSNLREHDLQGEREALSVLRDMGADLRREGDVVLVRGGQPLRGVTRDGDGFTDAVQALTAAAALAQGTTTWENVYTLRLKECDRISDTRRELRRLGLSVSETGDSLTVTGVPALAGGVTADGHGDHRMIMLLTVLGLSAAAPVRITGAHHIRKSYPMFFRHLEALGARFEYPEATRA from the coding sequence ATGAGTGCCGATGGCCTGCCGGAGACATTTGACGTGATCGTGCACCCTGCGCCTGAACTGCGCGGGACCCTGCGGGCGCAGCCCAGCAAGAACTACACGACCCGTTACCTGCTTGCGGCGGCCCTGGCGGACGGCGAGTCCCGCGTGGTGGGCGTGGCGACCAGCGAGGACGCCGAGGCCATGCTGCGCTGCCTGCGCGACTGGGGCGCCGGCGTCGAGCGGGTCGGTGAGGACGCCGTGATTCGCGGTTTCGGCGCGCACCCCCGCCCGGTCGTGACCCTGAACCCGGGCAACGCGGGCGCCGTGGCACGTTTCCTGATGGGCGTCGCGGCGCTCACGACCGGCACGGCCTTCGTGACTGACTACCCCGACTCACTCGGCCGGCGCCCCCAGGGGGACCTGCTGGAAGCCCTCTCGCGCCTGGGCGCGCGGGTCACCAGCCGGGACGGGATGTTTCCGGTGTCCATCTCCGGCCCGGTGCGGGGCGGCGTGGTGGAGGTCAGCGCCGAACGCAGCAGCCAGTACGCCTCCGCGCTGATGTTCCTCGCGCCGCTGCTGCCCGGCGGCCTGGAACTGCGTCTGACCGGGGACATCAAGAGCCACGCGCCGCTGCGCCAGACGCTGGACACCCTCGCGGCATTCGGCGTGCAGGCCAGCGCCAGCGACGACCTGAGCCGCGTCACCATCCCCGGCGCTCAGGCGTACCGGCCGGGGCGGGTGCTGGTGCCGGGGGACTACCCGGGCAGCGCCGCGATTCTCGCGGCGGCCGTCACGCGTCCCGGCGAGGTGAGCCTGTCGAACCTGCGCGAGCATGACCTTCAGGGGGAACGCGAGGCGCTGAGCGTACTGAGGGACATGGGCGCCGATCTGCGCCGCGAGGGTGACGTGGTGCTCGTGCGCGGCGGTCAGCCCCTGCGCGGCGTCACGCGGGACGGAGACGGCTTCACGGACGCCGTGCAGGCCCTGACGGCCGCCGCGGCTCTCGCGCAGGGCACCACCACCTGGGAGAACGTCTACACCCTGCGCCTGAAGGAATGCGACCGGATCAGTGACACCCGGCGTGAACTGCGGCGCCTGGGCCTGAGCGTCAGCGAGACCGGCGACAGCCTCACCGTGACCGGCGTGCCGGCCCTAGCCGGCGGCGTCACCGCCGACGGGCACGGCGACCACCGCATGATCATGCTGCTCACCGTGCTGGGCCTCAGCGCGGCGGCGCCCGTGCGCATCACGGGCGCGCACCACATCCGCAAGAGCTACCCGATGTTCTTCCGTCACCTGGAGGCGCTGGGTGCCCGCTTCGAGTACCCGGAAGCCACGCGCGCCTGA
- a CDS encoding YiaA/YiaB family inner membrane protein — MTQSAPDLVGDSPAWLSFIWLSFCAAMGMMLLGIYFIPVDWWVKGYLYMGTLFLTASTLTLSKSLRDRHEYERLVNRVKTARTEQVLSKYDT; from the coding sequence GTGACCCAAAGCGCCCCGGATCTTGTCGGCGACTCACCCGCGTGGCTGAGTTTCATCTGGCTCTCGTTCTGCGCAGCGATGGGCATGATGCTGCTCGGCATCTACTTCATCCCGGTGGACTGGTGGGTCAAAGGCTACCTGTACATGGGCACCCTGTTCCTGACCGCCAGCACCCTGACGCTCAGCAAGAGCCTGCGTGACCGCCACGAGTACGAGCGCCTCGTGAACCGCGTCAAGACGGCCCGCACCGAGCAGGTCCTCAGCAAGTACGACACCTGA
- a CDS encoding PQQ-dependent sugar dehydrogenase — translation MPSLRSALPAALVASTLALPSAASAQNASGVAASLKVPAGFTVSLYAEGFERPRFMVVAGNGDVLLSDTGAGTVYVLPDRNRDGKADAKQVYASGLNQPHGLALHGGYLYVANTDGVVRYPFTAGDTKASGTPQQVVTLPGGGGHSTRTVEFGPDGRMYVAVGSTCNVCEESDPRRAAIWVYDADGRNGKPYATGLRNAVGLEWSGNQLYATNNGRDQLGDDLPPEGFYKVNAGGFYGWPYCYTTRPGQPQVWDRDFGRRTAGTCKAATPAFALTTAHSAPLGLAFYTGRSFPAAYRGQLFVALHGSWNRSEKSGYKVVTVDPQSGKVTDFLTGFLKGNTVVGRPVDLAVAQDGALLLTDDGAGRVWRIQVR, via the coding sequence ATGCCCTCCCTGCGTTCCGCTCTCCCTGCGGCCCTGGTGGCCTCCACCCTCGCCCTGCCGAGCGCGGCCAGCGCGCAGAATGCCAGCGGCGTGGCCGCCAGCCTGAAGGTCCCGGCGGGCTTCACGGTGTCCCTGTACGCCGAAGGCTTCGAGCGCCCCCGGTTCATGGTGGTTGCCGGCAACGGCGACGTCCTGCTCAGCGACACCGGTGCCGGCACCGTGTATGTCCTCCCGGACCGCAACCGGGACGGAAAGGCCGACGCGAAGCAGGTGTACGCCAGCGGCCTGAACCAGCCGCACGGCCTCGCCCTGCACGGCGGTTACCTGTACGTGGCGAACACCGACGGCGTGGTCCGCTACCCTTTCACGGCGGGCGACACGAAAGCGAGCGGCACGCCGCAGCAGGTCGTGACCCTGCCGGGCGGCGGCGGGCACTCCACCCGCACCGTGGAGTTCGGCCCCGACGGCCGGATGTACGTCGCGGTGGGCAGCACCTGCAACGTGTGTGAGGAAAGCGACCCCAGGCGCGCCGCGATCTGGGTGTACGACGCCGACGGCCGGAACGGCAAGCCCTACGCGACCGGGCTGCGCAACGCCGTGGGCCTGGAATGGTCCGGCAACCAGCTGTACGCCACGAACAACGGCCGTGACCAGCTGGGCGACGACCTGCCACCCGAGGGGTTCTACAAGGTGAACGCCGGCGGGTTCTACGGCTGGCCGTACTGCTACACCACCCGGCCCGGCCAGCCGCAGGTGTGGGACCGGGACTTCGGCCGCAGGACGGCCGGCACCTGCAAGGCAGCCACGCCCGCCTTTGCGCTCACCACCGCGCACTCCGCGCCGCTGGGCCTGGCCTTCTACACCGGGCGGTCCTTTCCCGCCGCGTACCGCGGGCAGCTGTTCGTGGCGCTGCACGGCAGCTGGAACCGCAGTGAGAAGAGCGGGTACAAGGTGGTGACCGTGGACCCCCAGAGCGGGAAGGTGACGGATTTCCTGACGGGCTTCTTGAAAGGCAACACCGTCGTGGGCCGTCCCGTGGATCTCGCCGTGGCGCAGGACGGCGCGCTGCTGCTCACCGACGACGGCGCCGGGCGCGTCTGGCGCATTCAGGTCCGCTAG
- a CDS encoding DEAD/DEAH box helicase: MKLSRLPPGFALDTAAQGLALREDAVQDVQRQWTDLGWHAEATVLDAGVPYHATVDLLPPPDPQLRGSSCTCGRYRCRHVAALVLATDPPPGPRPAPRDVPANPAHPAEEPLDARAQQWLASFTDTRTPSRGRQFELRYVLRFLPPGSSVGGQRRVALQLMRVPLRGEQPDLKGAERYAMPRNLSSAPAFVRRDMNLLRLLEMAATATHEPGRWQDELHALTDHPAADLLLEHLLGSGRLCWERVDAPVTRGPDLSGQLAWMADARGAQTPTLHLPDAPDAVVLPMPNPWAVRPAALQLSRVQTDAPAEVVARFLSGPVLPPAQAVALAHAITASGLNLPIPQTVQVREERLPYTPQLHLMARDATHHPYSGTRSQVTLPVAEVRHAYAGLTVPDTHADGGAGPAVFRSGVLTRVTRDLDAEREATHTVALSGFMLLEDAFGQEYTVPGDHALLTLGEEAAWMDFMRGGRADLEAQGFTVHVHPDFPLNYAEITDWYGETDDSHGGWFTLDLGIVVEGQRLSLIPILADLIARQPHLFTPEALAELPDDETLHASLGDGRRVALPAGRIRAILGVLVELNLRDLPPGPLRLPLLDAARVAQLEEAVQARWLGADRLLQLGRRLRDFSGIREVELPRGLHADLRPYQRQGLAWLQFLREYDMGGILADDMGLGKTVQTLAHLLLEKESGRADRPSLVVAPTSVIGNWQAEAAKFAPDLRVLTLHGKDRRAQFPLIAQHDLILTTYPLLPRDITDLGAFEYHLVILDEAQNIKNTRTAAAKAAGSLSARHRLALTGTPLENHLGELWSQFNFLAPGLLHDEKTFRELYRTPIEKRGEAPRRAALAARVRPFILRREKRDVARELPPKTEIPVRVTLDGDQRDLYETVRVTTESRVREELRARGLARSTIAILDALLKLRQAVTDPRLVKLDAARGVQSNAKFDWLQTHLPQMLEEGRRVLIFSGFATLLRHLEDWLRDQRIPYSMITGSTQDRQSQIDAFQNGKTHVFLITLKAGGVGLNLTAADTVIHYDPWWNPAAEEQATDRAYRIGQDKPVFVYKLIAAGSVEERILDLQARKASLARGILDGGLSDATQLTTADLDRLFAPLEDEEGRAGEVALNV; the protein is encoded by the coding sequence ATGAAGCTCAGCCGACTGCCCCCCGGCTTCGCTCTGGATACTGCCGCGCAGGGCCTCGCGCTGCGTGAGGACGCTGTGCAGGACGTGCAGCGTCAGTGGACGGACCTGGGCTGGCACGCCGAGGCGACCGTGCTGGATGCCGGCGTGCCCTACCACGCGACCGTGGACCTCCTGCCGCCGCCGGACCCGCAGCTGCGCGGCTCCAGCTGCACCTGCGGCCGGTACCGCTGCCGGCACGTGGCGGCGCTGGTGCTTGCCACCGACCCGCCCCCCGGGCCGCGCCCCGCGCCGCGGGACGTGCCGGCCAACCCCGCCCACCCTGCCGAGGAACCCCTGGACGCCCGCGCGCAGCAGTGGCTGGCTTCTTTCACGGACACCCGCACGCCCAGCCGCGGCCGGCAGTTCGAGCTGCGTTACGTCCTGCGTTTCCTGCCGCCCGGCAGCAGCGTGGGCGGGCAGCGGCGCGTGGCCCTGCAGCTCATGCGGGTGCCTCTGCGGGGCGAGCAGCCGGACCTGAAAGGCGCTGAACGCTACGCCATGCCCCGCAACCTCAGCAGCGCCCCCGCCTTCGTGCGGCGCGACATGAACCTGCTGCGCCTGCTGGAGATGGCCGCCACTGCCACGCACGAACCGGGGCGCTGGCAGGACGAACTGCACGCCCTGACCGACCATCCCGCCGCGGACCTGCTGCTGGAGCACCTGCTGGGCAGCGGCCGCCTGTGCTGGGAGCGCGTGGACGCCCCGGTCACGCGCGGCCCGGACCTCAGCGGGCAACTGGCGTGGATGGCAGACGCCAGAGGCGCGCAGACCCCCACCCTGCACCTGCCCGACGCGCCGGACGCCGTGGTGCTGCCCATGCCGAACCCTTGGGCAGTGCGGCCTGCGGCGTTGCAGCTGTCGCGCGTGCAGACCGACGCGCCTGCCGAGGTCGTCGCCCGGTTCCTCAGCGGCCCGGTGCTGCCGCCCGCGCAGGCGGTCGCCCTGGCGCACGCCATCACGGCGTCCGGCCTGAATCTGCCCATCCCGCAGACCGTGCAGGTCCGCGAGGAGCGCCTGCCGTACACCCCTCAGCTGCACCTGATGGCGCGCGACGCCACGCACCACCCCTACAGCGGCACGCGCAGCCAGGTGACGCTGCCGGTCGCGGAGGTCCGTCACGCCTACGCGGGCCTGACCGTGCCCGACACGCACGCAGACGGGGGCGCCGGACCGGCGGTGTTCCGCAGTGGAGTCCTGACGCGCGTGACCCGCGACCTGGACGCCGAACGTGAGGCGACGCATACCGTCGCGCTCAGCGGCTTCATGCTGCTGGAGGACGCGTTCGGGCAGGAGTACACCGTGCCCGGCGACCACGCCCTGCTCACGCTCGGTGAGGAGGCCGCCTGGATGGACTTCATGCGGGGCGGGCGCGCCGATCTGGAAGCGCAGGGGTTCACGGTGCACGTCCACCCGGACTTCCCGCTGAACTACGCCGAGATCACCGACTGGTACGGCGAGACCGACGACAGCCACGGCGGCTGGTTCACCCTGGACCTCGGCATTGTCGTGGAAGGCCAGCGCCTGAGCCTGATTCCGATCCTGGCGGACCTGATCGCCCGGCAGCCCCACCTGTTCACGCCCGAAGCGCTCGCGGAACTGCCCGACGACGAGACCCTTCACGCTTCGCTCGGGGACGGCCGCCGCGTGGCGTTGCCCGCCGGGCGCATCCGCGCGATCCTGGGCGTGCTGGTCGAGCTGAACCTGCGCGACCTGCCGCCCGGCCCGCTGCGCCTGCCGCTGCTGGACGCCGCGCGCGTCGCGCAGCTGGAGGAGGCCGTGCAGGCCCGCTGGCTGGGAGCGGACCGCCTGCTGCAACTCGGGCGGCGCCTGCGGGACTTCAGCGGAATCCGCGAGGTGGAGCTCCCCCGTGGCCTGCACGCCGACCTGCGCCCCTACCAGCGCCAGGGGCTGGCCTGGCTGCAGTTCCTGCGCGAGTACGACATGGGCGGCATCCTCGCTGACGACATGGGCCTCGGGAAGACCGTGCAGACCCTGGCCCACCTGCTGCTGGAAAAGGAATCCGGCCGCGCGGACCGGCCCAGCCTGGTCGTGGCGCCCACCAGCGTGATCGGCAACTGGCAGGCGGAAGCGGCGAAATTCGCGCCGGACCTGCGGGTCCTGACCCTGCACGGCAAGGACCGCCGCGCGCAGTTCCCGCTGATCGCGCAGCACGACCTGATCCTCACCACGTACCCGCTGCTGCCGCGTGACATCACGGACCTGGGCGCCTTCGAGTACCACCTCGTGATTCTGGACGAGGCGCAGAACATCAAGAACACCCGCACGGCCGCCGCGAAGGCCGCCGGGAGCCTCAGCGCCCGCCACCGCCTGGCCCTGACCGGCACGCCCCTGGAAAACCACCTGGGGGAACTGTGGTCGCAGTTCAATTTCCTGGCGCCGGGCCTGCTGCACGACGAGAAGACCTTCCGGGAACTGTACCGCACGCCCATCGAGAAGCGCGGCGAGGCGCCCAGGCGCGCCGCCCTGGCCGCCCGGGTGCGGCCGTTCATTCTGCGGCGCGAGAAGCGGGACGTGGCGCGCGAATTGCCGCCCAAAACTGAAATTCCGGTGCGGGTCACACTGGACGGCGACCAGCGCGATCTGTACGAAACGGTGCGGGTCACCACCGAGTCCCGGGTGCGTGAGGAACTGCGCGCGCGCGGCCTGGCCCGCAGCACCATCGCCATCCTGGACGCCCTGCTGAAACTCCGGCAGGCGGTCACGGACCCGCGCCTCGTGAAACTCGACGCGGCGCGCGGCGTGCAGAGCAACGCCAAATTCGACTGGCTGCAGACCCACCTGCCGCAGATGCTCGAGGAGGGCCGCCGCGTGCTGATCTTCAGCGGCTTTGCCACCCTGCTGCGCCACCTGGAAGACTGGCTGCGCGACCAGCGCATTCCGTACTCCATGATCACCGGCAGCACCCAGGACCGCCAGAGTCAGATCGATGCGTTCCAGAACGGCAAGACCCACGTGTTCCTGATTACCCTGAAGGCGGGCGGCGTGGGCCTGAACCTCACGGCCGCCGACACGGTCATCCACTACGACCCGTGGTGGAACCCGGCCGCGGAGGAGCAGGCCACCGACCGCGCCTACCGCATCGGGCAGGACAAACCGGTGTTCGTGTACAAGCTGATCGCGGCGGGCAGCGTGGAGGAACGCATCCTGGACCTCCAGGCCCGCAAGGCGTCCCTGGCCCGCGGCATTCTCGACGGCGGCCTGAGCGACGCCACGCAACTCACCACCGCTGACCTCGACCGGCTGTTCGCCCCGCTGGAAGACGAGGAAGGCAGGGCGGGCGAGGTGGCGCTGAATGTATAA